The proteins below come from a single Drosophila kikkawai strain 14028-0561.14 chromosome 3R, DkikHiC1v2, whole genome shotgun sequence genomic window:
- the LOC108085008 gene encoding uncharacterized protein isoform X3 gives MDWDKPPPTPAQQPPPKPRRTRVRQNVLHYESLPTAPPAMCGRTEENIFQFPAVASRARNLSASPKFERREVKDLPVCERGKHACSKCLPYRADRGTIEPLKTRLNSAIEAMDELTRTYALLEGFLEQRLATIADNEAGERAAEQEAKMGVEEELPSTSQAARQRPPAKPARLNTTHNDNEFELEHSLTWLESLMGTEVVPPFKQGKFKRIRERSKSMMDDDLNLYMKAERSGSKLSTSSSRPYLLRRQSTYSDNKAKVSKWTKVKAAFKWERANVPPSGPGAPENSVLMPLNHEVERYLKVPISVAAGSSSADSIISSSSGHIMSDTGGTPGTISSASSLDDLEAGCRQNFRRDSSKSDTRCDSRTSNFEVELRKSATDERLDSIRSSAPPLAAKSSSSKSLRRSRAFSDFEVLPEDHVAEIKATSSRRQKLPPSPLNLSQVNQIYSSDLPQLHSPLKSPKDSRMRRVHSPGTSSVPSSPSRHSDFFGEFESEDLSSGDFSEPTTPNRKNFPQNADDEVFQHYQLLVLKLDSEFKNKQRVKLGSGANSGGGAMGPSAGGSGKRSSEEHSPTQLLQHSELMSTDQLEQNLTPQFKKKLHKWRAKQQNCSGGAYSSDPPAASPTAKSQSSGEVKPKIDWNLWSMGQVKLEGQGLCALPDQKDLPEKFQKKLEQWNRLKCAPVGGTTSDNDSLKRGSKHGQSTRRGSDDDRWYKHRPHDKEKLSRLKAIVAPDHTSKKIEVKTSDGEVMKFEGISRKFTRKLYEWEKARGIGPEASTFALLHPGYCPIDVRRINKECHKAAAEHSPTLSRSLSLDSVSPNCQPLPAISQQASSLSLNDVNDLKEIEDSADALTDHEFKKYDEPEAVMVEVEEHIHDTASPLVTAHTLVEQQTPIYKYEEVQCNDYVNSRRVQSFESHTNLAPLLGALKRADDLFGQLRNASPDLPEQPSMRDCEAALLSIRSIYPYYSNNLMKAGVLNAISDVQSELGRLSELSQKSPLDEACCQETMQERTLEYLEELQGLHESLQCLKLSIQGGTNRYPRDIVPDINITSEDGQQLDSSSAYATCDNSSRDRLAQEDNSASAASPMEHETETSTTTGTLCRSSAPTINPGSLANGGAGTSACAKKKLLRLRKMGSRQNSKTESDSSDADTHSVLETPRRLRRKNFRLKQRSLDDDFRLGSTAPANEPEEIVYGSLKVRPGQLIEQSQCVAPAPISASTTSSTPSTVATPPPTKVGAFVPPPLPESNNRTYNTNANVFVKTKRKLFTTIPEPSAFEGIAVIEKELDSPLEEQQSEKLEKYEKFPKLERSKCQPRPLSLYKSISLERISSSQQPSKDELRKSQSSENLRRGSLLVRPPLASDSMQRLAESKKLEKQQDPMANPPVPVPRKAHLYKKNSLHKSHSATVANKIEHKIAKTGSGSTFSRAPPPPPVSLPLVLPNKEDNTLPRIQRKHPNTPTKAKQFEFPPTQILAPERPATPLSERAIRLQLAKAQFLQSAPVTPRQEPETPPPKGSDSMVLQKSISAGSVRATVQEPPKQPPAYQDVSTDQESVGTSSAYDSLPRAVSRSAKISSKLGFATLTSKLRRGHKKPKETPATSGPGSALSALCRQTLMADAIPQAFGITAGASAEKPPPSPTGRNVLKSHSTPQAAGPPSSINFDGLNKSLSEQYVRQLKESDV, from the exons ATGGACTGGGACAAGCCACCACCGACTCCAGcccagcagccgccgccgaaGCCCCGCAGGACCCGTGTCCGGCAGAATGTCCTGCACTACGAGAGCCTGCCCACAGCCCCGCCGGCCATGTGCGGCCGCACCGAGGAGAACATCTTTCAGTTCCCGGCTGTGGCCTCTAGAGCACGCAATCTCTCCGCCTCGCCCAAGTTCGAGCGAAGGGAGGTCAAGGACCTGCCCGTGTGTGAGCGGGGCAAGCACGCCTGCTCCAAGTGCCTGCCTTACCGCGCGGACAGGGGCACCATTGAGCCGCTGAAGACGCGTTTAAATTCTGCCATCGAGGCCATGGACGAACTGACCAGAACATATGCTCTACTAGAGGGATTCCTGGAGCAGCGACTGGCCACCATAGCGGACAACGAGGCGGGCGAACGGGCGGCGGAGCAGGAAGCCAAGATGggggtggaggaggagctgccctCCACTAGTCAAGCTGCCAGGCAGCGTCCACCTGCGAAGCCGGCCAGGCTGAATACGACCCACAACGACAACGAGTTCGAGCTGGAGCACTCGCTCACCTGGCTGGAGTCGCTGATGGGCACAGAGGTGGTGCCACCCTTCAAGCAGGGAAAGTTTAAAAG AATCAGAGAGCGCAGCAAGTCCATGATGGACGACGATCTAAATCTTTACATGAAGGCAGAGCGCTCGGGCTCCAAGCTAAGCACCTCCTCGTCGCGTCCCTACTTGCTGAGACGCCAGAGCACGTACAGTGACAACAAGGCCAAGGTCTCCAAATGGACCAAGGTCAAGGCCGCCTTCAAGTGGGAGCGGGCCAATGTTCCGCCCTCCGGTCCAGGGGCGCCGGAAAACAGTGTCCTGATGCCGCTCAACCATGAGGTGGAGAG GTACCTCAAAGTTCCCATTAGCGTGGCAGCCGGCAGCAGCTCGGCGGACAGCATTATTAGCTCCTCCTCCGGGCATATTATGAGCGATACTGGCGGGACACCGGGCACCATCAGCTCGGCCAGTTCTTTGGACGATCTCGAGGCGGGCTGCAGGCAGAATTTtc GTCGCGATTCCTCCAAGAGCGATACCCGATGCGATTCGCGCACCTCAAACTTCGAGGTGGAACTGCGCAAGTCCGCCACTGATGAACGCCTGGACAGCATCAGATCTTCTGCACCCCCTTTGGCGGCCAAGTCCTCGTCCAGCAAGTCGCTGCGCCGCTCCAGGGCCTTCTCCGACTTCGAGGTGCTGCCAGAGGATCATGTGGCGGAGATTAAGGCTACCAGCAGCCGGCGCCAGAAACTGCCGCCCAGTCCGCTCAATCTCAGCCAGGTCAACCAGATATATAGTTCGGATCTGCCGCAGCTGCACTCGCCGCTCAAGAGTCCCAAGGATTCGCGCATGCGTCGTGTCCACTCGCCGGGAACATCCTCCGTGCCCAGCAGCCCATCCAGGCACTCGGATTTCTTTGGAGAATTTG AGAGCGAGGACCTGTCCAGTGGCGATTTCTCGGAGCCAACCACGCCAAATCGTAAGAATTTCCCTCAGAACGCAGATGACGAGGTATTTCAACATTATCAACTTCTCGTACTCAAACTAGATTCGGAGTTTAAGAACAAGCAGC GCGTCAAATTGGGAAGCGGAGCCAactcaggaggaggagcaatgGGGCCCAGTGCCGGCGGCAGTGGAAAGCGCAGCAGCGAGGAGCACTCGCCCACTCAGCTGCTTCAGCACAGCGAGCTCATGTCCACCGACCAGCTGGAGCAGAATCTCACGCCGCAGTTCAAGAAGAAGCTGCACAAGTGGCGGGCCAAGCAGCAGAACTGCTCGGGCGGAGCTTATTCATCGGACCCACCGGCGGCCAGTCCCACGGCCAAGAGCCAGAGCAGCGGTGAGGTGAAGCCCAAGATTGACTGGAACCTGTGGAGCATGGGCCAGGTGAAGCTCGAGGGCCAGGGACTGTGTGCCTTGCCCGATCAGAAGGACCTGCCCGAGAAGTTCCAGAAGAAGTTGG AGCAATGGAACCGCTTAAAGTGTGCTCCTGTCGGGGGCACCACCTCCGATAATGACTCCCTGAAGCGAGGCTCCAAGCACGGTCAGTCCACGAGAAGAGGATCCGACGATGATCGCTGGTACAAGCACAGGCCGCACGACAAGGAAAA ATTGTCCCGCCTCAAGGCCATCGTGGCGCCCGATCACACCTCCAAAAAGATCGAGGTGAAGACCTCCGATGGCGAGGTAATGAAGTTCGAGGGCATCTCCAGGAAGTTCACCCGCAAGCTGTACGAATGGGAGAAGGCCCGGGGCATAGGCCCGGAGGCATCCACCTTTGCCCTGCTGCATCCGGGCTACTGTCCCATCGATGTGCGAAGGATCAACAAGGAGTGTCATAAAG CTGCCGCGGAGCACTCGCCCACCCTCAGCCGCTCGCTCTCCCTGGACAGCGTGTCGCCGAACTGCCAGCCCCTGCCTGCTATCTCCCAGCAGGCCTCGTCCCTGTCCCTCAACGACGTCAACGATCTCAAGGAGATCGAGGACAGTGCCGACGCCCTTACCGATCACGAGTTCAAGAAGTACGATGAGCCGGAGGCAGTCATGGTCGAGGTGGAGGAGCACATTCACGACACCGCCTCGCCCCTGGTTACCGCTCACACCCTGGTGGAGCAGCAGACGCCCATCTACAAGTACGAGGAGGTGCAGTGCAACGACTATGT CAACTCTCGCCGCGTGCAGAGCTTCGAGTCGCACACAAATCTGGCCCCATTGTTAGGAGCTCTGAAACGTGCCGACGATCTATTTGGCCAACTGAGGAATGCCTCGCCCGACCTGCCGGAACAGCCATCCATGCGGGACTGCGAGGCCGCATTGCTGAGCATTCGCAGCATATATCCGTACTACTCAAATAACCTGATGAAGGCGGGCGTGCTCAACGCCATATCGGATGTCCAGAGCGAGCTGGGAAGGCTCTCGGAACTG AGCCAGAAATCTCCCCTGGACGAAGCTTGTTGCCAGGAAACCATGCAGGAGAGAACCCTAGAGTACCTGGAGGAGCTTCAAGGGCTGCACGAGTCTCTGCAGTGCCTCAAGCTGAGCATAC AGGGCGGAACGAATCGCTATCCCCGAGACATTGTGCCCGACATCAACATCACCAGCGAGGATGGCCAGCAGTTGGACTCCAGCTCGGCTTATGCCACCTGCGACAACTCCAGCCGTGATCGCCTAGCCCAGGAGGATAATAGCGCCAGTGCGGCCTCCCCCATGGAGCACGAGACGGAGACTAGCACCACCACTGGCACCCTCTGTCGCTCCAGTGCACCGACTATTAATCCCGGTTCCCTGGCCAACGGAGGAGCAGGCACGAGTGCATGTGCCAAGAAGAAGCTGCTGCGTCTGCGCAAGATGGGTTCCCGGCAGAACAGCAAGACGGAGAGTGACAGCAGCGATGCGGACACCCACTCGGTTCTGGAGACGCCGCGTCGGCTGCGTCGGAAGAACTTCCGGTTGAAGCAGCGCTCCTTGGACGATGATTTCCGGCTTGGATCTACAGCGCCGGCCAATGAGCCAGAGGAAATCGTCTACGGTTCGCTAAAGGTCAGACCGGGACAACTTATCGAGCAGAGTCAATGCGTGGCACCGGCTCCAATTTCCGCCTCCACTACTTCCTCGACACCATCTACGGTTGCCACTCCGCCTCCCACAAAGGTTGGTGCCTTTGTTCCTCCTCCGTTGCCGGAGTCCAACAACCGAACCTACAACACCAATGCCAATGTCTTTGTGAAGACCAAACGTAAGCTGTTCACCACCATCCCAGAGCCCAGTGCCTTCGAGGGCATAGCCGTGATCGAGAAGGAGCTGGACAGTCCTCTGGAGGAGCAGCAATCAGAAAAGTTGGAGAAATACGAGAAATTTCCGAAACTGGAGAGATCCAAGTGCCAGCCAAGACCTCTTAGCCTGTACAAATCCATCAGCTTGGAGCGCATCTCTTCCTCGCAGCAGCCGTCCAAGGACGAGCTGAGGAAGAGCCAGAGCAGCGAGAACTTGCGTCGGGGATCTCTCTTGGTGCGTCCACCTCTGGCCAGCGACAGCATGCAGAGACTGGCCGAGTCCAAGAAATTGGAGAAGCAGCAGGACCCGATGGCCAATCCCCCGGTGCCGGTGCCCAGGAAGGCGCATCTTTACAAGAAGAACTCGCTGCACAAGTCACACAGTGCCACCGTTGCTAACAAGATTGAGCACAAGATAGCCAAGACTGGCTCCGGATCGACGTTCTCGAGGGCGCCCCCTCCGCCACCGGTGTCCTTGCCATTGGTCTTGCCCAATAAGGAGGACAACACCTTGCCCCGCATCCAGAGGAAGCACCCGAACACGCCCACCAAGGCCAAGCAGTTTGAATTCCCCCCGACGCAGATCCTGGCGCCGGAGCGCCCAGCCACGCCACTGTCGGAGCGAGCTATCCGCCTCCAGTTGGCGAAGGCGCAGTTCCTGCAAAGTGCACCGGTCACGCCCCGACAGGAACCCGAGACACCGCCGCCCAAGGGCAGCGACTCTATGGTGCTCCAGAAGAGTATCAGTGCGGGCAGCGTGCGGGCTACCGTCCAAGAGCCACCTAAGCAGCCGCCAGCCTATCAGGACGTGTCCACGGATCAGGAGAGCGTGGGCACCTCTAGTGCTTACGATAGCTTGCCCAGAGCCGTCAGCCGGAGTGCCAAGATCTCTAGTAAATTGGGCTTCGCCACGCTCACTTCGAAGCTGAGAAGGGGTCACAAGAAGCCCAAGGAGACGCCCGCCACTTCCGGACCGGGAAGTGCCCTTTCCGCACTCTGCCGGCAAACCCTCATGGCCGATGCCATACCGCAGGCCTTCGGCATCACCGCCGGCGCCTCGGCAGAGAAGCCGCCACCGAGTCCCACGGGTCGGAATGTCCTTAAGTCGCACAGCACTCCGCAGGCGGCGGGTCCACCGTCCTCCATTAACTTCGATGGCCTGAACAAGTCCCTGAGCGAGCAGTACGTGCGCCAGCTGAAGGAGAGCGACGTCTAG
- the LOC108085008 gene encoding uncharacterized protein isoform X1: MDWDKPPPTPAQQPPPKPRRTRVRQNVLHYESLPTAPPAMCGRTEENIFQFPAVASRARNLSASPKFERREVKDLPVCERGKHACSKCLPYRADRGTIEPLKTRLNSAIEAMDELTRTYALLEGFLEQRLATIADNEAGERAAEQEAKMGVEEELPSTSQAARQRPPAKPARLNTTHNDNEFELEHSLTWLESLMGTEVVPPFKQGKFKRIRERSKSMMDDDLNLYMKAERSGSKLSTSSSRPYLLRRQSTYSDNKAKVSKWTKVKAAFKWERANVPPSGPGAPENSVLMPLNHEVERYLKVPISVAAGSSSADSIISSSSGHIMSDTGGTPGTISSASSLDDLEAGCRQNFRRDSSKSDTRCDSRTSNFEVELRKSATDERLDSIRSSAPPLAAKSSSSKSLRRSRAFSDFEVLPEDHVAEIKATSSRRQKLPPSPLNLSQVNQIYSSDLPQLHSPLKSPKDSRMRRVHSPGTSSVPSSPSRHSDFFGEFESEDLSSGDFSEPTTPNRKNFPQNADDEVFQHYQLLVLKLDSEFKNKQREFERSSASNRSVKLGSGANSGGGAMGPSAGGSGKRSSEEHSPTQLLQHSELMSTDQLEQNLTPQFKKKLHKWRAKQQNCSGGAYSSDPPAASPTAKSQSSGEVKPKIDWNLWSMGQVKLEGQGLCALPDQKDLPEKFQKKLEQWNRLKCAPVGGTTSDNDSLKRGSKHGQSTRRGSDDDRWYKHRPHDKEKLSRLKAIVAPDHTSKKIEVKTSDGEVMKFEGISRKFTRKLYEWEKARGIGPEASTFALLHPGYCPIDVRRINKECHKAAAEHSPTLSRSLSLDSVSPNCQPLPAISQQASSLSLNDVNDLKEIEDSADALTDHEFKKYDEPEAVMVEVEEHIHDTASPLVTAHTLVEQQTPIYKYEEVQCNDYVNSRRVQSFESHTNLAPLLGALKRADDLFGQLRNASPDLPEQPSMRDCEAALLSIRSIYPYYSNNLMKAGVLNAISDVQSELGRLSELSQKSPLDEACCQETMQERTLEYLEELQGLHESLQCLKLSIQGGTNRYPRDIVPDINITSEDGQQLDSSSAYATCDNSSRDRLAQEDNSASAASPMEHETETSTTTGTLCRSSAPTINPGSLANGGAGTSACAKKKLLRLRKMGSRQNSKTESDSSDADTHSVLETPRRLRRKNFRLKQRSLDDDFRLGSTAPANEPEEIVYGSLKVRPGQLIEQSQCVAPAPISASTTSSTPSTVATPPPTKVGAFVPPPLPESNNRTYNTNANVFVKTKRKLFTTIPEPSAFEGIAVIEKELDSPLEEQQSEKLEKYEKFPKLERSKCQPRPLSLYKSISLERISSSQQPSKDELRKSQSSENLRRGSLLVRPPLASDSMQRLAESKKLEKQQDPMANPPVPVPRKAHLYKKNSLHKSHSATVANKIEHKIAKTGSGSTFSRAPPPPPVSLPLVLPNKEDNTLPRIQRKHPNTPTKAKQFEFPPTQILAPERPATPLSERAIRLQLAKAQFLQSAPVTPRQEPETPPPKGSDSMVLQKSISAGSVRATVQEPPKQPPAYQDVSTDQESVGTSSAYDSLPRAVSRSAKISSKLGFATLTSKLRRGHKKPKETPATSGPGSALSALCRQTLMADAIPQAFGITAGASAEKPPPSPTGRNVLKSHSTPQAAGPPSSINFDGLNKSLSEQYVRQLKESDV, encoded by the exons ATGGACTGGGACAAGCCACCACCGACTCCAGcccagcagccgccgccgaaGCCCCGCAGGACCCGTGTCCGGCAGAATGTCCTGCACTACGAGAGCCTGCCCACAGCCCCGCCGGCCATGTGCGGCCGCACCGAGGAGAACATCTTTCAGTTCCCGGCTGTGGCCTCTAGAGCACGCAATCTCTCCGCCTCGCCCAAGTTCGAGCGAAGGGAGGTCAAGGACCTGCCCGTGTGTGAGCGGGGCAAGCACGCCTGCTCCAAGTGCCTGCCTTACCGCGCGGACAGGGGCACCATTGAGCCGCTGAAGACGCGTTTAAATTCTGCCATCGAGGCCATGGACGAACTGACCAGAACATATGCTCTACTAGAGGGATTCCTGGAGCAGCGACTGGCCACCATAGCGGACAACGAGGCGGGCGAACGGGCGGCGGAGCAGGAAGCCAAGATGggggtggaggaggagctgccctCCACTAGTCAAGCTGCCAGGCAGCGTCCACCTGCGAAGCCGGCCAGGCTGAATACGACCCACAACGACAACGAGTTCGAGCTGGAGCACTCGCTCACCTGGCTGGAGTCGCTGATGGGCACAGAGGTGGTGCCACCCTTCAAGCAGGGAAAGTTTAAAAG AATCAGAGAGCGCAGCAAGTCCATGATGGACGACGATCTAAATCTTTACATGAAGGCAGAGCGCTCGGGCTCCAAGCTAAGCACCTCCTCGTCGCGTCCCTACTTGCTGAGACGCCAGAGCACGTACAGTGACAACAAGGCCAAGGTCTCCAAATGGACCAAGGTCAAGGCCGCCTTCAAGTGGGAGCGGGCCAATGTTCCGCCCTCCGGTCCAGGGGCGCCGGAAAACAGTGTCCTGATGCCGCTCAACCATGAGGTGGAGAG GTACCTCAAAGTTCCCATTAGCGTGGCAGCCGGCAGCAGCTCGGCGGACAGCATTATTAGCTCCTCCTCCGGGCATATTATGAGCGATACTGGCGGGACACCGGGCACCATCAGCTCGGCCAGTTCTTTGGACGATCTCGAGGCGGGCTGCAGGCAGAATTTtc GTCGCGATTCCTCCAAGAGCGATACCCGATGCGATTCGCGCACCTCAAACTTCGAGGTGGAACTGCGCAAGTCCGCCACTGATGAACGCCTGGACAGCATCAGATCTTCTGCACCCCCTTTGGCGGCCAAGTCCTCGTCCAGCAAGTCGCTGCGCCGCTCCAGGGCCTTCTCCGACTTCGAGGTGCTGCCAGAGGATCATGTGGCGGAGATTAAGGCTACCAGCAGCCGGCGCCAGAAACTGCCGCCCAGTCCGCTCAATCTCAGCCAGGTCAACCAGATATATAGTTCGGATCTGCCGCAGCTGCACTCGCCGCTCAAGAGTCCCAAGGATTCGCGCATGCGTCGTGTCCACTCGCCGGGAACATCCTCCGTGCCCAGCAGCCCATCCAGGCACTCGGATTTCTTTGGAGAATTTG AGAGCGAGGACCTGTCCAGTGGCGATTTCTCGGAGCCAACCACGCCAAATCGTAAGAATTTCCCTCAGAACGCAGATGACGAGGTATTTCAACATTATCAACTTCTCGTACTCAAACTAGATTCGGAGTTTAAGAACAAGCAGCGTGAGTTCGAGCGTTCCAGCGCCAGCAACCGCA GCGTCAAATTGGGAAGCGGAGCCAactcaggaggaggagcaatgGGGCCCAGTGCCGGCGGCAGTGGAAAGCGCAGCAGCGAGGAGCACTCGCCCACTCAGCTGCTTCAGCACAGCGAGCTCATGTCCACCGACCAGCTGGAGCAGAATCTCACGCCGCAGTTCAAGAAGAAGCTGCACAAGTGGCGGGCCAAGCAGCAGAACTGCTCGGGCGGAGCTTATTCATCGGACCCACCGGCGGCCAGTCCCACGGCCAAGAGCCAGAGCAGCGGTGAGGTGAAGCCCAAGATTGACTGGAACCTGTGGAGCATGGGCCAGGTGAAGCTCGAGGGCCAGGGACTGTGTGCCTTGCCCGATCAGAAGGACCTGCCCGAGAAGTTCCAGAAGAAGTTGG AGCAATGGAACCGCTTAAAGTGTGCTCCTGTCGGGGGCACCACCTCCGATAATGACTCCCTGAAGCGAGGCTCCAAGCACGGTCAGTCCACGAGAAGAGGATCCGACGATGATCGCTGGTACAAGCACAGGCCGCACGACAAGGAAAA ATTGTCCCGCCTCAAGGCCATCGTGGCGCCCGATCACACCTCCAAAAAGATCGAGGTGAAGACCTCCGATGGCGAGGTAATGAAGTTCGAGGGCATCTCCAGGAAGTTCACCCGCAAGCTGTACGAATGGGAGAAGGCCCGGGGCATAGGCCCGGAGGCATCCACCTTTGCCCTGCTGCATCCGGGCTACTGTCCCATCGATGTGCGAAGGATCAACAAGGAGTGTCATAAAG CTGCCGCGGAGCACTCGCCCACCCTCAGCCGCTCGCTCTCCCTGGACAGCGTGTCGCCGAACTGCCAGCCCCTGCCTGCTATCTCCCAGCAGGCCTCGTCCCTGTCCCTCAACGACGTCAACGATCTCAAGGAGATCGAGGACAGTGCCGACGCCCTTACCGATCACGAGTTCAAGAAGTACGATGAGCCGGAGGCAGTCATGGTCGAGGTGGAGGAGCACATTCACGACACCGCCTCGCCCCTGGTTACCGCTCACACCCTGGTGGAGCAGCAGACGCCCATCTACAAGTACGAGGAGGTGCAGTGCAACGACTATGT CAACTCTCGCCGCGTGCAGAGCTTCGAGTCGCACACAAATCTGGCCCCATTGTTAGGAGCTCTGAAACGTGCCGACGATCTATTTGGCCAACTGAGGAATGCCTCGCCCGACCTGCCGGAACAGCCATCCATGCGGGACTGCGAGGCCGCATTGCTGAGCATTCGCAGCATATATCCGTACTACTCAAATAACCTGATGAAGGCGGGCGTGCTCAACGCCATATCGGATGTCCAGAGCGAGCTGGGAAGGCTCTCGGAACTG AGCCAGAAATCTCCCCTGGACGAAGCTTGTTGCCAGGAAACCATGCAGGAGAGAACCCTAGAGTACCTGGAGGAGCTTCAAGGGCTGCACGAGTCTCTGCAGTGCCTCAAGCTGAGCATAC AGGGCGGAACGAATCGCTATCCCCGAGACATTGTGCCCGACATCAACATCACCAGCGAGGATGGCCAGCAGTTGGACTCCAGCTCGGCTTATGCCACCTGCGACAACTCCAGCCGTGATCGCCTAGCCCAGGAGGATAATAGCGCCAGTGCGGCCTCCCCCATGGAGCACGAGACGGAGACTAGCACCACCACTGGCACCCTCTGTCGCTCCAGTGCACCGACTATTAATCCCGGTTCCCTGGCCAACGGAGGAGCAGGCACGAGTGCATGTGCCAAGAAGAAGCTGCTGCGTCTGCGCAAGATGGGTTCCCGGCAGAACAGCAAGACGGAGAGTGACAGCAGCGATGCGGACACCCACTCGGTTCTGGAGACGCCGCGTCGGCTGCGTCGGAAGAACTTCCGGTTGAAGCAGCGCTCCTTGGACGATGATTTCCGGCTTGGATCTACAGCGCCGGCCAATGAGCCAGAGGAAATCGTCTACGGTTCGCTAAAGGTCAGACCGGGACAACTTATCGAGCAGAGTCAATGCGTGGCACCGGCTCCAATTTCCGCCTCCACTACTTCCTCGACACCATCTACGGTTGCCACTCCGCCTCCCACAAAGGTTGGTGCCTTTGTTCCTCCTCCGTTGCCGGAGTCCAACAACCGAACCTACAACACCAATGCCAATGTCTTTGTGAAGACCAAACGTAAGCTGTTCACCACCATCCCAGAGCCCAGTGCCTTCGAGGGCATAGCCGTGATCGAGAAGGAGCTGGACAGTCCTCTGGAGGAGCAGCAATCAGAAAAGTTGGAGAAATACGAGAAATTTCCGAAACTGGAGAGATCCAAGTGCCAGCCAAGACCTCTTAGCCTGTACAAATCCATCAGCTTGGAGCGCATCTCTTCCTCGCAGCAGCCGTCCAAGGACGAGCTGAGGAAGAGCCAGAGCAGCGAGAACTTGCGTCGGGGATCTCTCTTGGTGCGTCCACCTCTGGCCAGCGACAGCATGCAGAGACTGGCCGAGTCCAAGAAATTGGAGAAGCAGCAGGACCCGATGGCCAATCCCCCGGTGCCGGTGCCCAGGAAGGCGCATCTTTACAAGAAGAACTCGCTGCACAAGTCACACAGTGCCACCGTTGCTAACAAGATTGAGCACAAGATAGCCAAGACTGGCTCCGGATCGACGTTCTCGAGGGCGCCCCCTCCGCCACCGGTGTCCTTGCCATTGGTCTTGCCCAATAAGGAGGACAACACCTTGCCCCGCATCCAGAGGAAGCACCCGAACACGCCCACCAAGGCCAAGCAGTTTGAATTCCCCCCGACGCAGATCCTGGCGCCGGAGCGCCCAGCCACGCCACTGTCGGAGCGAGCTATCCGCCTCCAGTTGGCGAAGGCGCAGTTCCTGCAAAGTGCACCGGTCACGCCCCGACAGGAACCCGAGACACCGCCGCCCAAGGGCAGCGACTCTATGGTGCTCCAGAAGAGTATCAGTGCGGGCAGCGTGCGGGCTACCGTCCAAGAGCCACCTAAGCAGCCGCCAGCCTATCAGGACGTGTCCACGGATCAGGAGAGCGTGGGCACCTCTAGTGCTTACGATAGCTTGCCCAGAGCCGTCAGCCGGAGTGCCAAGATCTCTAGTAAATTGGGCTTCGCCACGCTCACTTCGAAGCTGAGAAGGGGTCACAAGAAGCCCAAGGAGACGCCCGCCACTTCCGGACCGGGAAGTGCCCTTTCCGCACTCTGCCGGCAAACCCTCATGGCCGATGCCATACCGCAGGCCTTCGGCATCACCGCCGGCGCCTCGGCAGAGAAGCCGCCACCGAGTCCCACGGGTCGGAATGTCCTTAAGTCGCACAGCACTCCGCAGGCGGCGGGTCCACCGTCCTCCATTAACTTCGATGGCCTGAACAAGTCCCTGAGCGAGCAGTACGTGCGCCAGCTGAAGGAGAGCGACGTCTAG